The genomic region aagattgaaattagagaaaataaaattcgcataacagaaaaaagaaaaacatgacAAGTAGAAGATAGAATCCGTatatgacataataaaaaaagaaagaaaaagaatatgattGATGGTTTGTATAAATTTGTGCAAGAAAATCTATagagatttaaaaaatataagtatatagaataaaaataaataataatataaattaaaaaaataaaaaactttaaaattgagtcaagcatataaaattattttgttattcttgatttgtattaattattaaataaaaatatattttgatgggtcattaagaaaatttataaaaaaataaaaaaaaattatttagtatgtaaaaaaaattttaaaatttggcCCCACATTCCATAAGGAGGCTCCACCCCTGCTGAAAAAGTTGGAAgagaaaaatagtaaaaacaaTGGGGAGGAAGAGGTTAGTGACGAAGATGACGATGATGACGCTCTGAAGGTTGATGAGAGCAAACAGATGAATTTTGCTGAAGTCGAGAAGCGTTGTCCGGACCACAGGTGGAGGAAGCATGGGTATGGCCAGGAATTTGCGTATTCGAGAAGACACAGCGAAATATCTTTTGAATCTTAGATGTCAATTCCGCTTATTATGATCCTAAAACTCGATCTATGCGTGAAGATCCTCTTCCTGATGCTGACCATAACGAGAAGTTCTATGGAGGTGATAATCAATATAGAATGAGTGGGCAAGCTTTGGAGTTCAAGCAGCTCAATATTCATGCGTGGGAAGCATTTGATAAAGGTCAAGATATTCACATGCAGGCTGCTCTATCTCAAGCTCAACTCCTGTTCAGGAATTATAAGGTCATCAAggagaaattgaaatcaaaGACCAAAGATACCATCACGGAAAAGCATGGCAATGCAGCAACTGAAGAAGAGATACCAATGGAGCTCCTCTTGGGACAAATTAAGTGAGAGGCAAGTTGAATATGATCGTGCTGGCAGAGTTATAAAGGGAATGGAAACGTTGTTTCCGAAAAGCAAGTATGAAGAAGATGTTTTTATTAAGAACCACACAAGTGTTTGGGGTTCGAGGTGGAAGGGTCACCGATGGGGCTACAAATGTTGTAAGCAAGTCAGGATTTTGTGTTTTGGGGGGAGTGAAAAGTCGAAAACAATATAAAGTAATTTAGATGAAacaaattcatataaaaatatataaataaaattttaaaattatttaaaaaattaattttaattatttacttaaaagaattaactaatataatcataaataatttaattaggatAATAATCCCAATTTatagataaaattaacaacaaacaaaaattaataaatataataacaaaaatcttAATGGAAAgtaattcattaaaaaaatattaaaggttatcaataaataattcaatgggaagcaattttttaaaattaatcacaaaaattaaatacaatatcaataaacaattcaatgaGGAAGTAATTTCgaataaaaaacttaattatttacaagaatataagtaaattaaaaaaacacaaataatttgtaggaaaacaatcaaataatccataaataaataagtaacaACTAACATTAAGTacttaatcaaattcttattttgttgcttttaacaaaaaaataactaagACAGTAAAttctaaatcaaaatcatcaagtaaaaattattaaataaagaaaaaaaattaaaaattaaaaatattaaaaacaaaataagtaaataaatcaaacttaCTAATTATCATGACAGAAAAATTGAGTTATCGACTAAAAGTTTTTTATTCAAAGAAAGTTGACAAGCAAAAAGgtgtaactttttttttagtttctatAGTATttagtaaaaagaaaaaagaacaataGGAGGTGGTTGTGAGGTTTTAGAGAAATAAGGTTTGAGAATAATTCTATTGtaatagattttattttaatactattaaaatttattgttaACTAATTGTTGTGGGATGtcttatcaaataaaaaattattatagggataaaattataaaattttaaaaaaattaaaatatgttaaaaaaaaaatttttttagaggcgaaaaaattttaaattttaaaaaataaatgtaaattagaaaaattttgaaattgccCCCACTACGCCCCTCCCCTCCGCCTCTGGTTGTAAGCGAACAATTCGGAATAGTTACTGTACTGGTGCCGCTGGCATTGAGGCTGCAGAAGCAGCAACAGACTTGATGAAGGCTAATATTGCACGTAAAGCAGTCTCAGAGGATGTTCCTCCTCCTGCAGAGGAGAAGAAACTTGCTACCTGGGGAACTGATGTTCCTTACGACCTGGTTATTGACGAAAAACTTCTCACCGAGGCTCTTAAGGAggaggatgaaagaaaacGTAAGTATAACATCAGATGGAATGATGAGGTTACTGCTGAAGATATGGAGGCATATTGGATGAAAAAGATACACCATGCTGACCCCATGAAGGATTTTCTAAACTACTGTGTTATCTTATATATGTAAGAAATTAATATCAAGTTTGtaattctctctctttcaattaattccaaatcttaaaaaatcaaaaattgtCACCAACATAATAAACTTCCTACAAATTAAATCAGTAGCCATCATAATTGTCAAGTTAACATCTAGCTAGAAAGATTAATAGAAAGcgaaacaaggaagaaattAGCTTGTTATTTGATAGTAATCAGCTAATTAGTAAGAGTTTGAACTCTTCATCCGTTCTTGCTTATAAAATTAGTTCTTTGCTTTTTCTCTGCCATATACAAGAACATTACTTTTGATTAATGAAAACTTAACAGGACAAAGGACTTATGATTTCTAGCTAAATATGGAATCTAACTGAGTTTTACATGGATTGGAAAAGCATGTTTGTTAAGGTCGAAGAAGGATCAAACAATAGCAGAAAAGGAACATGTAAGCCTGCATGGGTTGAAGTGGCCAAAGTAATAATTGATTGTTGGCTCATCATCATGCCGTCAGATTAACAAAATTCACATACAGCTTAAGAGCATATCAGAGATAATATCCCCTGACATTACTTTCCGATCAATTTACAATTGCCAGCATCTGAGGCTTTCTTTCTCAcacataaattcaaaaattttattaagagAATGAATAGTGggttttgttggaaattttttattttaagatagAACTTGAGAACCAAAGTCGTTTCAGGTGAAGATTTTGATGAGATTTTCCATGTTTTTCCAGTGAGATTAGCAGGAATCTTTGGATTGTAGGCGCCGTTTGCCTCAAAAGTTAACTGACAACGGTTTGTTTTATTGTATCACTTCATGGGAAATCCTTGTCGTTTGTTTTATACCAGGACACGTGTTTGCATCTTAGATGCGGACTGCCCTCTCCAGACCCCAAAAGGGATCCGGATATgggaaaaacaaagtaaaaccAATGACCAGGTAGGACTTCACTTAAAGACAAGTCAATGAAGCCATCCCTTCTTCTTACAACGAAAACGAAGTCGTTTTGAGTTTGCTCGTGCATTGCGGTCACTTCTTGCAAGATCTTTTTTTGTGCCAGCCCAAACAACGATCAGAAACAATGATCGGAGGCGTGGAGAAAATGTTGGCGGTGGGCCTAATCTGGGGTGCAACCAACGCCGCAATGCGCCGCGGCGCACTCCTGTGGGATCAATCTCTCAAATCCACTCCACCCCCTCGGGATCCACCCCACAAACTCCACCAAAAGCTCCTCGATTCCTTATCCAATTGGCTGAccctccttttcttttggcaATACTCCCTCCCTTTCCTCATCAACCTCTCCGCTTCTGCCACCTTTTTCACTATCTTAAGCCAGGCCCCGATTTCGCTTGCCGTCCCCGTCACCAATGCGACGACGTTTGCTGCCACCGCCGTGTTTGGAATCCTGCTGGGTGAGGAGACCCGGGTCGGTCATGCACTATTGGGTACgggttttattgttttggGTGTTTGGCTTTGTATCACGTGATCTGCATGTGcgttgctcttttttttttttctttcttctattagatacataattttattattatgtaGAACGATTCTGTGAGAAATAGTGTTATGTTTTAGTGATTTATCATTTTGAATCTATTCCTATGATTTTGCTTTGTACCATTTGCTTTTACTTTTTCCTAACTTTTTTCTtgtaaagcaaaataaaaatgtagaAGCAATGATTGAACGAGCTGAATTTATTGAATGAacggaaaaaggaaaaaagctGCAATACAATTGAAACACTATGAACCGTACAAAATTTGCTCAATCAAAAATTAGAGGAAAAAAGCAATGAAATGCGGAATgttacaaaataattttttggttAATGCAGtaggaaaagaaatgggaataTGGATTAGAACTGCGGTTTAAAACATTCAGGAGGCATTTGTCCATTGAATCTTTTAGTATCTTAGCAGTAGTCGTAGATCATGAAATTATCTCTGACCCACTTCATCTGACCCATCTTACTACTGCTCAACTGGCTGTAAGTTGGGGAAGTCCACCAGTTTGCTGGGGATCTGGAGGCACATTGATTGATACTCACTGGCCCATCCCACTTGCAAGCTTTTGCCCTAAACCTACGGAATCTGGCAATGAAAGGTGCATTATTCCAGTCAATCTTGACAAGCCCACCTCTAGTTGCCCAGTTGTCCGCATTCCATAAACTGGAGTATACCCTCATTCCTTGCTTGTTTGGAAAAGCAATCCCCTCTTTCTCATAGTTTCGGAAAACACGAATTGGCAGGTTGTCGATGTACCACCTAAAACCATTAAGTATTTTTGGTTAGTTTCATGAGAATAGGGAAATGCATTAAGATTTGTAATTTCATGTTTTGGTTGTCTTGGAATTCACTGAAAAGTTAACAACAGCAGAAAAATGGTCCGCATTGGCCATGTTTTTGAACTGGATTtcaaatgaatatatttggagAAAAGGAACATGATGTTCTAGTGTAATTGAAGGGAAGTTAACTTACACGACTTCGGTGGGATTCCAGTGTATGGTGTAGTTGTGGAAATCAGCAGTTGGGTCAAACCACAGGTAAAATTGCTGTTCTCTGCTTCCATTTCCTTGAGTGTAGATGTTTGTGTGAACAATATATGGTTGTCCGGAAACATTACCTAAGAACTCGAAGTCGATCTCATCATGCTTGTCCCTGGTAGAGGACAGCTGCATATATTTGAGaatgaaagattaaaatttatgtaattttcttcttgttctttctaTTTCCTCTTGAGTGTTTTAAAGACCAGTACTCTGGGTTTAAATCCATCTATATGTGGTCATTGATGCTGTGAACGAAtatttttacttcaaaataTTTAGTTGGAATTAAGTTGCCCGTCAATTGTATTTTAATTACCGACTTTTAATCTTCTTGAATGTGGTTTTCTTGAGGAATTCAGTTTTGACTTATGATAACAGGATGAAAGACACCTGAATTTAGAAGCTTTGCTGACAATTATCAAAAGTGATTGctattttatttgatgtaGACATGTAGGTAGTTGTTTGTGCTTAAACTTACATAGTAGGCTGTGACTGTTCCAGCTGAGTTTCCTGGTACCAACTTTATTAGCATCTCAATGCTTCCAAATAAGAATGCCCTCTTGGATTTAACAGCAGAACCTGCAAAATCAAAGGCAGCATTGtaatgtcaaaagagcaagCAATATGATTCAGTTTACTTAGATGTTTGCTTTAGCATTAGAATAGCTTAACCAAGCACCTGCAAGTGTATGAAAACGGAACTGTTTTACCTGAAGTTTGATCCAACACAAGTTGAAGGTCTTCACCATTGCTTGTAAAAGTTGAATGGTAAGCGCCCCAATTTATGTACATGCTATTCGAAAACCTTGCTTCAACAAAACTTTGGTTAAATGCAAGTGCAGAGATGAATAGAGCCAACAACGAAGCTTGCAAACTAGCCATTTTCAACTGCAATGGAGAAGCTGGCTCTGTATTTGTCAATCAATGCCGTTGAGAAGGGATGCTTTTCCCCATTGTTCTTGATGGCTTTATATAGCCTGTTCCACCACATATGCCTTACTAAGATAACCATTATattacaattttttaattaaaatttggaaTATGCTGAACTTGTCATGATTTTTGACTCCCCCATAAAATTATTTGAGAGCAAAGATAAGGAATATGTTATCATTTCACCAAAAATTAGAAAACTCAAAACAAAGTGCATATACAATGTAGAAACATGTAGTTCAGTTCATATATTGCAATCATATAAAGactttttcagtttttattttgtattatggTTAATTACATGATCGGTGCTCCCCTCATACAGCCAGTTTTGAACTATGCGTGATACTACATAATTAACCCTTGTAATTTTGGGGGTATATTACGATAAATGAGGTACTATAAATCATAACTCTTGGCAAGGATTTGCTGGAGAAATATTGCCCCGTTGgctattttatttgttgttcTGTCAAATTTGACAAACTTCCGAAGAATTTATGtccaaattaaaagaaaaacaatgcgAATTTAGTCTGAGGAGTGCacaaactaaaataaaaatcaagtaTATACTGGCTAGCAGCTAGTTTTATGGTCTTACTTTTAGATGTTAATCAGAAATACTATTAATCATATAATTAAAGTAAAAGTTTGGTCAGTTGAGCCCAGCTGGTACACGGTAGGAGTAGgaagagaaatgaaatatCGTGCATGAGACTAATAGAAATATCAATGTCTTTCTTAGTCTTAGACGTGCACGCGCATTGACAACGTTAAAGTTTTCGTGTTTTGTTGAAAGACAGAGTTGTCTCCTGTCATCCCCTTGAAGTTCTAATTGCTTTGGCAGACGTGGATGTTTGAGCAACCAACATTTATTCTCGTGTCAATTGCAGAAatcccaaaaaagaaaataaaaaaaaaattgaagaatttaGATTGAGGAGTAAcgaaacacaaaaaaaaaaaaaaaaattgtcctCAAGACTTCATGATTTGAACAACCAACATTACAAATGGTTAACAAAATGTGGAcaagaaatcataatttatATTGAATATACTAATTTAGAGAGGCTAATCAGCTGTCAAGACTTTGAATTCTTctgacttttttttctttttggttgttgaaatttttttaaactggAGCTTGAAGTAATGAGGCCTAGGGGAGCATCTGAACCCACATGGCACGGCGGCAAGGCACCCCTTTTTGAATCACGAAGAGCATGTAATAACCAGGAGGAGCAATGTTGCCGTTTATGGGTGCTTGAACTTTGATGCTGTGGGTTCGAGAGGAAACGTTTTTATCCACTTGAACAATTCCTAATCGAACCAGCCTCTGATTCATGGAGATCCCGTGTGTTGTGAAAGCCGGATAGTAAATATTTACTTGGAGATCCTCGTCATCCAGGGTCCGATCAGCACCACGTATTTGCACCGTGAATCTCTTTCCGTAATGAATCTTATTGGCGGACTGGTCAGGTACGATCTCAGGCCTAAACTTGGCCAATGCTGGATCCAGGTAATGTGGCGAGAATTTTTCTACACGAACCTCAGTGGGGAAGAGGGCGTTATCTTGGTATCCAGGGTTTGTGTTGCTACCAGCTATGAGGATTTTTCCATCAGGAAGGAGTGCGAAGGATGAGTGGTACATACGGGGAATAGTCGAAGGTGCAAGCTCTGTGAACTTGGAACCACCTTCTTTTACTCGGAAATTATACAAGACGGGGGTGAAATTTGGTTCCCTGGCATCGTCCCATCCGGCTGAACCACTCTTGGCACCGTTGATGAGCAGCACATCTCCTGTTGGAAGAACCACGGCGTCTCCCATAAGACGAGGCGATGGCATGCTTTGGATCTTCCATTTTCCATTCCTCTTGGTGATATCGATGCGGGCACAGTCTTTGCTTGCTTGGACAAACACTTTCGGGCGCTTTAAATCTGCCAGGGTAAAGGCATCGTGTGATGTACCGCCGCATATCAAGACCTCAGCAGGGATGACTTTACGCTTTTCATCTGGTTGAAGTGTAATAGGGAGGAGACAAGAACTTCCCGATGCTGGATAGTTCCGGGCACCACCTGGGAGAACGGGGAACTCGTGGAGGATTTTCTGATTGTTTGGATTGAGCAGAATGGAACGGTTGTTGGCAAAGACGAAGAGGTTTCCGTCGGTTGAGAGATAGACAAAAGGGTACAAATTGTTCTCCACTTTATCATGGGTTTCTGCTAGGAATTTGAAAGGGATGACTTTGCTTTTATCATTGCGTTGCCCTTCTGGTGGGACGAACTCGTAAGTTGGGAAGTTACGACCACCAAAAACCATGAACCTACCATCTCCTAAGGTTACCTGTGTCGCATACCTTCAATGACAAAAACAACTCAGCTTCAACTTCGAAAAtgcatgaaaatgaaaagtttATAGTGCATAAGTCAAGTTAAATACCATCTTCCATTTCCAAGTGTTCCAGGATATTCTTTCCAATCGCAGGTAGGACAAAGGTCGAGAATTCTGACAGTGTCTGATCCGTTATTATATCCACCAGTGCTCACTAGCCGTCCGTTTACATCAAGGGCACCAGATGAACACCAAGTGTCATATTTCAACTGTTAccaaaaaaaatgtgaaaatattttcatttataagatgagATTATATTATAAGTAGGCCAACTGAATAATTCTTCCCGCCCTTCTTTCCACCGTCTCTGTCAAAGGCACCATAAATGCATGAAAAAATAGGAAAGCAAAATGTACCCTGAGTGGCCTAATCTTTGCTGTGTCAATGTCCAAGAGAATAGAATGGCAAAAGCAGTCTTGCTCATTGGTTCCCTCGACGTCACGGCAAGGCGGGCCAGGCAACTTTAATTTTGACTGCTTCCAAACAGTGGCGTCAAACATCAAAGCCTGGTCAATCTTGGGAAGCAAGATCAAGTGCATGGCCGAGACACCGGCATTTCTAACAAACAGCTCCCACTTGCCCTTGTATCCAGTCTTGATTTTGTCCTTTGCATTGCTTTCCCATTTTTTATTGTCAGCAGAGCCACCAGCAACGTTGACGGAGCCTGAATTTAAGCTTCCGTCATCCTTGTTTTGAGCAGATAAGCTTCCACCAGAAGGGGAGCCACCCGCAAATGGAAAGAAGCCATTAGCATTTTGTGGAACGACGCCACCTAGGTTGAGGCCGTTGCCTGGATTATTAAACGGATGGAAAAAAGGGAACAAAAATTGACAGTTCCCGGAGACAAAAAGGAGAGGTAGAATACACAGGCCTCTCCATAACATCGTCATAATTGTACactttattttcttgtctaatCCCTGCTGCGGCTTCTTTATACAGCCTCCTCCctcctttatatatataaatgttgtCTTAGCTTCCAAATTCCCTTCCCCTCATTCCTCTCCGCATCTTTCTAATCCAAGGCTTTCCAACATGATCAGTTACGTACAAATCATGGAAAATTAGCGCTGGCTCCCTGTTTAGAGGACACCTAAAATAAGAGTTAGCTTAGCTAATTATAGGAACATTGTATTCATTTCAATGGTGGCCCTGAAGAAGCTTAATTTCGGAAAGAGTTCAGCAGGTAACCAGAAACTCTAATGGAGTTGAGCTCGTTAGGAAGACGTCGCGGCAGCCAAATCTGTCTACAGGCCTTCTATCTTTTGTTTATTGCCATTGGTATACTATTACTAAATTTTCAAACATGGATTTTCCAGTGCCATAGCCCAAAAAGCCATTTCAGTGGGATTATCTAATAgttaatcataaaaaacaagAAACTCAAATAATCTTATAATATCATTTGAACAAGTTATACGTAAATTACagatttattatataaataataaaattaagtatattattccattatttaaaaaaaatgatagtaATCGAATACATTGTAATATTCATAAATAGGTGTATCCGTGCAGTGATGCATGTAATTGGAcaattgtaatattttttttgttttttattgtggtttttttcaaaaatagcaTCAATCccttttttcttataattctgACAATTAACTTTAATTCCTTTTacaatcattaaaaaaagcaAATGGTTAGATTACTTATCACtgaagaagaattttttttagcaattaataataacaataagcaatacaaattttaaattttaaaaattcatatataagCGTTAAAGATTGGatacatattaatatttggatgcttaattttttgtatgggataatagatgaaatttaacttttgatatttttttctttaagttttatttaattttagtggGATCAAtgtaagcaaaaaaaaaaaaaaactatttttggGGTGTTCATATTGGCCAAGGTCTTTGTTTGTTGGGGACTTAAATCGTACTGCGTGCAATACTCCTTGGATTGTTGAATTCACAACTACTTGAAATTGACTGATTTCACCTGATTTTCATTCACTGGTTCTCAGGCCTTAAGCAAACGATTTCTATTAATAACATTGTTTTGTTACAAACGGAGTAGACAGTGTCTGTATCCGCAAGTAAGACATGATGAACGAAAATACGTAACAGCCACTGCTAATCGTTTACAGATCAGAACCAGCCTCTAGCATCCCACGTTCCCAACCACACAGCTATGTCAGCAGAACAACTACCTAGACACAGAGGAACGGCATAAAAACAGCCCTTCAGCAGCTCACCATACAATCCACCCAGGATTTCACATTCAAAAATCCAGCCACAACATAATTTCTTGCTTTTCACCAGGTATAGACTCAAACCATATCAGAAGTTCCCCCCAAAGCCGCCCTTCAACAGGACCTTACCCCTTTCGGGTTACAACACAGCGACTCGCAAGTTGTTTACAGAGTtttcaataagaaaaatatccaCAAATCACGACTTTCTATTGCCGATTAACTTCCTCCAGTTTACATCAAGCCATGAAATAAAGGTTTCTACCTTGCGTTGCACAAAGAAGCAGCACCTCCCGAGTTCCCCACCAATCACATCATCACATCATGTCATGTTGTCTTTGCATCCCGGCTTTGTCCAGCCCTCAGCCATCACATCTGCCTCCCCTAGGATGTGTTGAACCTGCCACCTTCCCACCTTCCTGTTAAGGTCTTCAATCCGCAATATCACATTTCTTCACATTCCGAGGCGATGTTAGCGGCCCTAAGACCCAATTTACCGCATTTGTAAAATCACTATAAATGGTAAGATTATGTGAATCTACCCATTTTGATGGGACAAATATCACGAATGTTTTTCTGATGGCTAGACTTTCTGCTAGATTTCATTTGGGTTCTCAATGCCTATAGATTTTGAGAAGATGAGTAGAACCGAACCCCCCTCATCAAGGCAATTGTTGTTAACGCATGAAATCAGAATATAATATCAATCAAATCAAGGCATGTATATATCTTCAGATAATTAAGAACACCAAAACACATACTGCACGTTCAGCACAACACTTTGTAACCCAGGTCGGTCTGGTAATTGCCATACACGGCCCAAAATCGTCTTTCAAACAAATTCTTCCACAGGTAGACAGTCAcattcattgaaaaaaattattttccatTCTCTATTAACGCCAAATAACCACTTTTTCCAATATGTTAGACAGCACCTGATTTATGGCAAACCAAGCGGAGATGAATTAGCCCCCAATCAAAACAGGAAGAATGTCTGCTAGCTTCTAACCATCCATCTCCTGGGCTTGGCAAAAGGGTTAAGAGTACAAGGAAAGACAGGGATTCACAGGAAGGTATATGTTGCAAGGGGTACTTTGAATGATTGAGGATCAGAAAAATCAAGGGATAAGGAGACATTTGGTCCCTTTGTCTTAACCCCTTGTGCCTTGTCTCCTTTCAAATATCCGTAAGAGCAACATTTATGGCAACAGGGTACATTGCACAAGCTCTAATTCAGCCCTTAGATTCTGTTGTAGGGCTTGGCATTGAAAATTCCATCAAACAGACaaaatactcataagccaagttTCCTACAAATTTCAATGAAAGAAAGTTTGATGGTGCTATACAATGATCCAAGCTTTCCCCCTTTTCTGTTGTGCAAGGTAAATAGGGGAGCAAATGGAGAGTTGCCCACCCTGGCTCGCAAAGcaagaaattgaaattgtggTAGTCTCTCTTTTGACTGGACTGTCACAGTTTAGAGTTCCCACCCACCCTCCTCCAGATTTGAACTTTGATCTTATCTTTTGAATGATATATTTCCTCTGTGGGGCTGCTTAGTATTggtattttgaaatttgtttttcttaattgCTAAGGAGAAGATAATGACTTGGAAGTTACCGTATCAGCAAAGAAATATCAATGATGATCtacaagctaaaattgaattaaaactaATGACAGTTTTCAACAATGATAGTAGCTATTCCAGACGATGACTCAGGCAAATATACCCGCTATGCACAGGCCAATCCAAAAgtcttcattttattttatcaatacTTCCAAACTCTTTTCTCTTCAGGGGCATGGGTAGTTTTAATGCTTGTATTGTAATTTAGgtaaatttaaaactaaataagGAGAATCCAATGATCAAAATTGATTATGTCGAAAAACtcgattattttttttattaacaattttatatatacatacacatATATAATTTATCTTTATGCTCATTTGATTGATTACAAGGATTCAAATCtctaaaatctttatttaacGTTAATgttgtattttctttttatttttacaataaTGATTGAAAAGACTAATGACAAGAAATCATAAAACTGAAAAACAAATAGGCGCGAGGAAATGAGGTCCTTTCTTGTTTACTTAGAGGGGCACATATCCCTGTTAATTCCTGTTTGTgaaagttttcaaaattagCACGGTGTCCTGTTTTCTGGTTTGGGAAAGGTTTATTGAACATTCTCTCATATTTCCCTTTAAGGAAGAAATTAATGCTATTTGGTACTGTGACAAagttttccttctctctcttccatgatgaaattaagattGTGGGCAACTGAGTTTGTTTTATCCAAGCCAAAGCCATTCCAAAACACCCCTACACATCTGTGCTTTGGTCCCATCGCTTCACTCTAATTGTAATTAGTGTTGATGATTATGCAATTGACTAGAATTTACCTTGGGTTGCTGCCTAGATTAGATATTTATCAACACACATCAAGAGAGTGGTTTTGGTTCAAATCTCATTACACCAAAAGTAATTTTAATAAGCTTTTTTGGTCTTGATGACAAACATATCTTTTCCATGATTGACAAATTAATACAGCTGTATCTGGGGGTATATTCATAGCTTTTACACTGCATATTAAAGTAGGCAACTTTATGTATAGTGAAAGCAAAAAACAAACACGTCAAGCTCAGTTGTGATGCACTCCTCTCATGGTATAATGACAAACAAATTTGATGCAAAAGATTGGAGCCAGACAGGTTGAGCTAAGATCCTACATAACAGTAATCAGAAACCCTAAGTTTC from Theobroma cacao cultivar B97-61/B2 chromosome 9, Criollo_cocoa_genome_V2, whole genome shotgun sequence harbors:
- the LOC18588553 gene encoding transmembrane protein 234 homolog, with amino-acid sequence MIGGVEKMLAVGLIWGATNAAMRRGALLWDQSLKSTPPPRDPPHKLHQKLLDSLSNWLTLLFFWQYSLPFLINLSASATFFTILSQAPISLAVPVTNATTFAATAVFGILLGEETRVGHALLGTGFIVLGVWLCIT
- the LOC18588554 gene encoding probable xyloglucan endotransglucosylase/hydrolase protein 26 produces the protein MASLQASLLALFISALAFNQSFVEARFSNSMYINWGAYHSTFTSNGEDLQLVLDQTSGSAVKSKRAFLFGSIEMLIKLVPGNSAGTVTAYYLSSTRDKHDEIDFEFLGNVSGQPYIVHTNIYTQGNGSREQQFYLWFDPTADFHNYTIHWNPTEVVWYIDNLPIRVFRNYEKEGIAFPNKQGMRVYSSLWNADNWATRGGLVKIDWNNAPFIARFRRFRAKACKWDGPVSINQCASRSPANWWTSPTYSQLSSSKMGQMKWVRDNFMIYDYC
- the LOC18588555 gene encoding aldehyde oxidase GLOX1, coding for MTMLWRGLCILPLLFVSGNCQFLFPFFHPFNNPGNGLNLGGVVPQNANGFFPFAGGSPSGGSLSAQNKDDGSLNSGSVNVAGGSADNKKWESNAKDKIKTGYKGKWELFVRNAGVSAMHLILLPKIDQALMFDATVWKQSKLKLPGPPCRDVEGTNEQDCFCHSILLDIDTAKIRPLRLKYDTWCSSGALDVNGRLVSTGGYNNGSDTVRILDLCPTCDWKEYPGTLGNGRWYATQVTLGDGRFMVFGGRNFPTYEFVPPEGQRNDKSKVIPFKFLAETHDKVENNLYPFVYLSTDGNLFVFANNRSILLNPNNQKILHEFPVLPGGARNYPASGSSCLLPITLQPDEKRKVIPAEVLICGGTSHDAFTLADLKRPKVFVQASKDCARIDITKRNGKWKIQSMPSPRLMGDAVVLPTGDVLLINGAKSGSAGWDDAREPNFTPVLYNFRVKEGGSKFTELAPSTIPRMYHSSFALLPDGKILIAGSNTNPGYQDNALFPTEVRVEKFSPHYLDPALAKFRPEIVPDQSANKIHYGKRFTVQIRGADRTLDDEDLQVNIYYPAFTTHGISMNQRLVRLGIVQVDKNVSSRTHSIKVQAPINGNIAPPGYYMLFVIQKGVPCRRAMWVQMLP